The Halostella limicola genome includes the window GGCGTCTTCGACGCCGCGGAGACGCTCCGCGAACCGCTCCAACCGCGCAACCAGCCCGTCACTTTCCTCGCTCCGGACTGGCTCCCCGTCCCGATGCTCCGGCGCGCCGAGCGCGCCCGCGAGCACATCGAGTCGGTGATCTACGACATCGTCGCGGAGCGCCGCGCGAGCGACGCCGACCGCGACGACCTCCTGTCGATGCTGCTGGACGCCGACGCCGAGATGGACGACGAGCAGATCCGCGACGAGATATTCACCTTCCTCTTCGCCGGCCACGAGACGACGGCGGTCACCCTCACCTTCACCCTGGACCTGCTGACGCGAAACCCCTCCGCCGCCGCCCGTCTCCGCGAAGAGGTCGACGACGTCGTCGACGGCCGCCCCGAGATAGCCGACGTCTTCGCGTTCGAGTACGTCGAGGCCGTCGTCAGGGAGGCGATGCGCCTCTACCCGACCGCCCACGAGATCCGGCGCGAGCCGGTCGAGGACGTCACGTTCGGCGGGTACCGCGTGCCGGAAGGCGCGCTCGTCGTCCTCCCGACCTCCGTGCTCCACCGCGACGAGCGCTTCTGGGACGCCCCCGACGAGTTCCGGCCGGAGCGCTGGCTGGACGACCGGGACCGACCGGAGTTCGCGTACTTCCCGTTCGGCGGCGGCAAGCGCCGCTGCATCGGCCAGCAGTTCGCGATGACCGAGGCCCAGCTCGTGCTCGCCACGCTGTGTGCCGACTTCACGTTCGAGCGCCGCTACGACGACCTCGACCTGTCGGCGCCGGTCACGCTCCAGCCGAAAGGCGACGTGCCGATGACGGTCCGCGAGCGATAGGTCGTCGGCCGACCCACCGTCGCGGTCCGTTCACCACGTCACGATCCGGGCGAGCACGAACACCAGAAGCGCAGCCAGGAGCGTCCCGAGGATAGTCTCGACGCCGGCCAGCATGCGCGCCAGGAAGCCGATAGGCTGGATGTCGCCGTAGCCGAGCGTGGCGAACGTCACCACGCTGAAGTAGAAGCTCTTGAACATGACCCTGGCGATCCACCAGGCGGGCGCCTCCTGCGGATTCTCGATCGAGTACGTTATCGACCCGCCGTTCCCGACTTCTCGAATGCCGCCGGTGAGGGGGTACAGCAGCGCGGACGCGGTGATCACGATGAGCGACACCACTAAGATCCGGTACGGGCTGCTCCCGTACTTCATCGCCCACTTCGAGGCCGACCACTTGATCGCCTCCGCGTAGTCGCCCTGGTGCCACGCCAGCCGACGGCGGGCGTCTTTCTCCTGGTTGTAGCTCCGCTGGGCCAACCTCGGGAGCGCGTTGTCCTGATACAGCTGTTCGAGCTGTCGATACGCCCAGGCCGCGGCCTCTAACCGATGGACGTCGCTCAATTTCGGCTCGACGGATTCTTGATCGTAGGGGGAAACCGCCCCGAGATCCGTCGATCCCCCGATGTGGACGTCGGTGAGGACCGCATCGTTGAGGAGCGCCTTCTGGAGCGTCGCCCGGCGGAGGTCGGCGTTGGTGAAGATGGCCCCCTCGAGATTGGCCTCCGAGAAGTCCGTGTTTATCGCGCTCACGTTCGTCAGGTTCGTGAGCATCATGTCCGCCCCGGAGAAGTCGGCCCCGCGCAGGTCGGCGCCGGTCAGGTCGGCGCCGATGATAGACGAGTTGGCGAACCAGTCGACCCCGCCGAGCGCTGCTTCTCGGAGATACGCCCCGTCGACATCCACCGCCGACCCCTCCTGAACCTCCTCGATCGTCTCCTTCGTCTTCCCGTCGACCTTGGCGTGCCAGACGCAGCGGTCGTGATCCTCCCAGGTTGGACGACTGCAGGGATCGCTGGAGAAATCGTCGTCGATCAGCCCGATCTCGAGCCGATAATCGCATTGATCGCCTTGTGCATCCGCCATACCCGCTTGACAACCGCCATCCTCAAACCGTCGGGGGTGCCTACAGCGGCTCTCGCGCCTATTTTTCGGTAGTTCGATGCTATAGAGGAAGCTTCGGAAGCCCAGACGACTCCGTCTACGGTCTGCGGGGCCTTCCCACCACTTCACCGCGCGTCGCCATCGGCGGTAGCACCGACGATCGCTGGCAGCCAGCCCCGCTGACGAGCCGCTGCCGACGACAGGTTCGGTTCAGCTGTCCGCTTCACTCTCGCGCTTGACGTTCCAGCAGTCCTCGCCCGTTCTCTCCAGCACGGCCGGTTCTCGGAGCGTCACGCGCTCGCCAGTCGGCGTCGCCTCGCGCTCGCAATCGGCGCTTACCCGATTAAGACGGCCTAGCAGTTGCGCAGTCGGCGGTTTCTGCGCCGCCGCGCAGTCGTAAATAGTGAGTAATCCCCGCTCTCGCTCGCCGTACACGACGATTCGGGCGTGTCGCGGGAGTTCCCACGCGTTTTCGCCTGTCTGCGCGAGCTTGTTCATACGCTGTGTAGTACCAGTTCCGACTAAACTTTAAGTGTGATAGGTAGGGTTTCGGAGTTACGCATGCTGTATTAAGTGGCTAGTTTATATCTTTAGCTGATGTGGAGGAATGATTGGATTATTGGGCTGCTAACCGTTCCATAGGTAATAATCGAAACGATAGTCCTCGACTTTGTGAGTCGGGGTTAGAGTGGCTGACGGAGAAATCGCAATGACAGACAACAACTCAGCAGACGAGCGGAACCTAGACCGGCGGACGTTCGTGAAAGGAGCGGCAGCCACTGGTGTAGCAGCAGCGGGACTCGGATCGATGGGTAGTGCTGCTGCCCAGGAGAACATCAGGAACCTGAACGTCCAGATCAGCAGTGGTCTGGTGAATATAAGCAATATCAACGCCTTGCAGAACGTCAACGTAAGCGAGGTCGACGTCACCGTCATCGGCGGAGACGTCAACGTCAACGTTGAGAATATCGCTAACAACTTAGACATTGACGTTTCGGACGTACAGGTTGTCAACGTCGAAAACGTCCTTAACGACAGCGTCGTCCAAGTTGCAGTCGGCGTCCTCGGTAGTGCTGGAAACCTCGTCGCAGCAGGTAGCGACGCTGCCAATCTCTAAGCAACGTAAACGGGCGTTCTTCGGCAGGAGATTTTTTGATGCAGTACAGTTCCGCTACGTGTTCACGTGACGTTAGAATGTTTCGACGAAGGAACGGTTACTGACACAGTCAAGTGCCGCAGAACGTCTAACAAAATCTACCAACTGTTCTAGTCGTCCGCAACGCGCGTTTCCCTCTCCAGCATCGGCGTTCCGTCGGCCTTCGGCCCTAACTCCGGCCCGTGCGGGCGGTCATCGGGGTCGATGACGCGGCGCTGCCGGTAGTCGGTCGAGCGCTCGACGGGGGTGCGCCCGATGGCGGTGATCATGTCGACGTACTCGTCGAACGAGCGGTACTCGCCGTAGTCGCCGCCGGCGCGTTTCGTGATCTCCTCGGAGAGGATGGTGCCCATGAAGTCGTCCGCGCCGCAGTTGAGCAGTTTCAGGCCCTTCGCGTCGCCGAACTTCACCCACGAAGACTGAACGTGGTCGACGTTGTCGAGGAACAGCCGCGAGACGGCGATCATCAGTTCGTCCTCGGCGTCGCTCGCGCCGCCGTCGACCATGCCGTACTCGTACAGCGGCGTGGTCTCGTGGATGAACGACAGCGGCACGAACTCGGTGACGTTGTCGGTGCGGTCCTGCAGGTCGCGCACCCGTTTGAGGTGCATGACGCGGTGCATCTCGTTCTCGACGTGGCCGTACATGATCGTCGCGGTCGTGTCGAGACCGACGTTCGCGGCCGCCTCCATCGCTTCCAACCATTCGTCGGTGCCGATCTTGCCGGGACAGATGACGTCGCGCACCTCGTCGACGAGGATCTCGGCGGCCGTGCCGGGGACGCTGTCGAGCCCGGCGTCTTTCAGGCGACTGTACACCTCCTCGTAGGACCAGTCGGTGCCGCGGCGGGCGTGATACGCCTCTTCGGGCGTCATCGAGTGGAGGTGGACGCCGTCGACGGCCATCGCGTCCATCTGCTCGCAGTAGGTACCGGGGTCCGTGTCGTACCGCTCCGGCGGCTTGTAGTTCAGGTCGCCGCGGTCGCTCGCCGCCAGGATCTCTTGGTGCTCCTCGTCCAGCACGAACGCCGGATGGAGGCCGGAGACGGAGGTGACCTCGTAGATCCCCATCTCGACGGCGTCGCGGATGATTTCACGGGACTCCGCCGGCGTCTTCGTGAAGCCCGGGTGGGCCTCGTCGCTGTCGGCCTCGAAGTTCTCGGCGGTGTCCTTGAAGTTGCAGAACAGGCAGCCGGTGTTGCACGCCGTCGTCACGTTGTTGTTCAGGTTCGCGACGAACGTCACCTCCTCGCCCACGACCGCCGCTCGCCGGCGGTCCGCCGCTTCGAGCACGCGCTCCTTCCGGTCGGGGTCGATCCCGTCGACGTCGGTGCCGGTGGTCAGCAACTCGACGCCGTCGGCGACGGTCAGGCGGTCGCCGTCGCGGGCTTTCGCCAGCGCGTTCTCGAACGACTGGTCGGTCTCGGGGCGGTGCCGGAACTCGTAGTCGTCCGGCACCCCCTCGCTGGTCTCGAACCTGTCGGCCATTGTCTCGTAGAGCGCGGGCCAGCGCTATAACGCTGGGGATAGGCGATCCCGCCTCGGCGGTCCGCGCCAGACGGCGCCGGTCACAGCGCGTCGCCGGTGAGCGCGCGCTCCACGTCGGCGTCGGACATCCCCATCGCGTCGGCGATCCGCCCCAGCAGCTCCATCTCCTCCGGATCCACGTCGTCGTCCGCGGCGGCGACGACGGCGGCGAACTGGAGCGCCTGCTCCTTGCCCGCCGGGGTGAGCATGTCGCTCAGGCCGCGCGCGACCTGGACCGCGTTGGTCACGGACTCGGCGCCGTCGCGGATCCGCCGCTCTATCTCGTCGGTCGGGTAGTCGGGGTAGAGTTCGACGGCGGCGTCGCGCATCGCCGTCGCCTCCGCCTTCGTCGCCTGCCCGTCGGTGAGCATCGTCGCACAGCCGAGGCGGATCAGCGCGCGCAGGTGGAACTCCGCCTCGGTGTGGCGGGAGGGGTCGAACGCGTCCGCGTCGCGCAGGAACTCGTAGTCCATGCCGGAGTCGTTCAGCGACTCGGCCAGCGCGCTCGTCGGGCCACGGTTGACCAGCGACCGCCCGACGTCGTACAGCGTCGCGAACGGCGTGATGACGATGGCGGTGATGCTCCACCAGCCGGTGAGGAGGTTCTTCCCCGCCATTCCCCACAGTTTCCGGCGGTTACAGCCGTGACACCCGACCGACTGCACCGTCGTGATCCGGTACGCGAGCAGGAACCCGGTGACGCGGTACCCCTTCGCCAGCTCCTCGATCGGGCGCTCGCCGCAGTGCTGGCAGGCGATGTCGACCGCGACGGCGCCGTCCGGCACCGACCCGCGGCGGGCCGCCGCCTCGCTCGATGCGGCGGCCGACTCGCCGGGCGCGGTCGCGGGGTCTGGAGTGGCGCCCGCCGGAGCGCCAGCGGCGGTCGCCCGTTCGCCGGGCGCGGACGCCGGCTCGGCCGGGCCGGCGATCCCCACCAGCGACGCCGAGCAGTGCGGACAGGCGTCGGCGGACGGGTCGACGTCGCGCTCGCAGTCGGGGCAGACGGCGTCGTCGACCGCCGCGGACTCCGTGAACCCGAACAGCGACCGCAGTCGCTGGGGGATCATCGGCGCGACCGTGTCGCTGTACTCGACCACGAGCGGTTGCGCGAACACCCCCATCAGACCCACCGAAAAGATCGGCACGGCGGCGAGCGTCGGGTCGAACGTGGCGGAAAGCACCGCGGCGTAGGCGTACACCGGCAGGACGCTCCCGACGACGGCCGTCGACACGACCAGCCCCGGACGCCGGAACTTCCACACGACGGCGGCGACCGCGACCGCCAGCGCGGCCATGACGGCGTAGGCGGACGGGGCGGTGCCGGCGAGGCGGCCGAGCACTAGCCCGGCGGCGGCGCCGGTCACCACGTCCGCCCCGCGCCGGTGCAGCCCGGCGGCGGCGACGCCCGCGACGGCGCCGACGGCGGCCCCGCCGGCCAGCGCGGCCGGGTGCGCGACCGGGAGCGCGATCGCCAGTCCGCCGACCGCGCCGACCGCGGCCGCCATCGGCCGGGGGTACGACTGCAGGAGCCAGTATCCGCCGAACGGGATCGCGACGACGGCCCCCAGCGTGAGCGGGAGCGTCAGGAACGAGGCGAGCGCCGACGCCACGCCGATCAGATCTACCACAGGCGACCATCGCCGGACGAGCCGTCGCGGCGAACTGATATGTAGGTATACATTTCTATAGTTTAACGCACATCATCGGGACTTAATTTTTTCTACTCGAGAGGTAGATCGGCCACTTCGACCCGAAACGGACGGCGATCGAGCGGCGGCTCTCGGCGGCGTAACTGAAACCTTCTTAATCCGCGCCCCCGCCAGTTGCACGTATGACCGTGGTGGTCGGCGCGTGACTCGCGCCTCGGTAGAACTGCTCCGGAGCCTCGGGATCCGCCGGGGGTGGCTCGCGTGACGAGCGTCAAGGAGTTCCGCATCGACGAGGCGGCGACCGAGAGCGACCTCGGCGCGGGCTCGTTCGTGTTCACGGACGACTACTCCGTGTTCGACTGGGGGAAGATGCCCGACGAGATCCCCGACAAGGGCGCGAGCCTCTGCTCGATGGGGGCGTACAACTTCGAGCTACTGGAGTCCGAAGGCGTCCCGACCCACTACCGCGGCGTCGTGCCGCGGGACGGCGGCGACCCCGTCCCGCTCGACGACGCGGACGAACCGCCCCGCGAGATGGCGATCGACCTGACGCAGGTCCCCGACCTCCCCCACGAGGGACGGGAGTACGACTACGACGCCTACCACGACGAGGCGGGCGAGAACTACCTGATCCCCCTGGAGATCGTCTTCCGCAACCGCGTGCCGGTCGGGTCCAGCCTCCGCCGCCGGACCGACCCGTCGGACCACGGCCTCGACTTCGCGGAGTGGCCCGACGAGGCCGTCGACCTCGACGAGCCGATCACCGAGTTCTCCACGAAGTACGAGAAGGGCGACCGCTACCTCTCCCGCGAGGAGGCCGACGACATCGCCGGCGCGGCGTCGATCGACGACCTCGAAGCCGTCGCCCGCGAGGTGAACCGCCTCGTCACCGAGCGCGCCGCCGAGGCCGACCTGCGCCACGAGGACGGCAAGATCGAGTGCCTGTACTACCGGGGCGAGATCCGCGTCGCCGACGTGGTCGGGACGTTCGACGAGAACCGCTTCAGCTACGAGGACACCCAGATCTCGAAGGAGGTGCTCCGGCAGTACCACAAGCGCACCCAGCCCGAGTGGGTCGAGGCGGTGCAGGCGGCGAAGGAGGCGGCCAAACGCGAGGACGTCGCGGACTGGAAGTCGCTGTGCGACGCCGCGCCCGAACCCCTCGACGACGACGTGGTCCAGATCGCCCGGGACCTCTACGCCGCCGGCGCGAACGCCTACGTCGGCCGCGAGCTGTTCGACGCGCCGCCGCTCGACTCCGCGATCGGCGAGGTCTGGCGGCTCTGACGGCCGGGCCGGTTCCCGGACACCTGCGGGAAGAGGTCGATTTAAGGCCGCCGCTCGCCTCGGTCCGTGCAAATGGTCGACCCGACGTCGGATCTCGGCGAGGACGTGAGCGAGGAGGACGCGCCGGAGTGCGAACAGTGCGGCGACCCCGTCGTGGCGGACTCGGACCACCGCGTCCGTACGTCGGTCGAGGACGGCACCGTCGAGCACCGGCACTTCTGCGGCGACGACTGCCTCGACGAGTGGCGCGCCTGACGGCCCTCTCTCACCTGTTCTCGACCGGCGTCCACGTCCGCCCGGTCGCGCCGTCGTAGCGCGAGGCGGGCCGAACGAGCCGGTTGTCGTCGAGCTGCTCGAGGCAGTGCGCCGTCCACCCGCCGGCGCGCGCCACGCCGAACGTCGCCGTGAACAGGTCCCGCGGAACGCCGACGCCGTGGAGCAGGGCGGCGGTGTAGAACTCCACGTTCGTCTCCAGCCTGCGGTCGGGTTTGTGCTCCGCGAGCGCGTCGACGGCCACGTCCTCGAACTCCCGGACGGTCTCGAAGAAGTCGGCGTCCCCGCGCTCCTCGTAGAACCGTTCCGCGGCGGTCGACAGCACCGCCGCGCGGGGGTCGCGGACCCGGTAGACCCGGTGGCCGAAGCCCATCAGGCGCTCGCCGGCATCGAGTTTCTCGCGAACGTACCCCTCGGGGTCGCCCGACTCGTGGACGTCCCGGAGCATGTCGAACACCGGCCCGGGCGCGCCGCCGTGGAGCGGCCCCTTGAGCGCGCCGACCGCGGCGGTCGCCGCGGAGACCACGTCCGACTCCGTCGACACCACGACCCGCGCGGTGAACGTCGAGGCGTTGAGGCCGTGGTCGATGACGGCGTTCAGGTACGTCTCCAACCCGCGCTCGGCGGCAGCCGAGGGCTCCTCGCCGGTCAACATGCGGAGGTAGTTCCCCGCGTGGCCGAGGTCCGGGTCGGGCGCGACCGGCTCCTCGTCCTGCCGGTACCGCCAGTACATCGCCACGATGGTCGGGAACGCGGCGACGACCCGTCTGGCGTCCGCTTCCGGGTCACCGTCGTCGGTGCCGAGGGTCGCCGCCGCCGCGCCCATCCGGAGGGCGTCCATCGCGGGCTTCCCGTCGGCGGCGGCCCGCCGGAGGACCGCCCGCACCTCGTCGCCGATCTCCCGCCGCCCCGCGAGGTCGGCGCGGAACTCGTCCAGCTCGTCGGCGGTCGGCAGTCGGTCGTGCAACAGCAGGTAGAAGCTCTCCTCGAACGTCGCGTTCGTCGCGAGCTCCTCGACCGGGTAGCCGCCGATGACGAGCTCGCCGGTCTCGCCGTCGATGTCGCTGAGCCGCGTCTCCGCCACCGCGATGCCGTCTAACCCCGGGGAGAACGTGTCGTCACCCATACGCCCGGTGCACCGGCCGGCGGGTTAATTCTTCCCCGGGCGTGCCGGTCGCTGTAGGTACTGAACCGGCGAAAAAGCGGGCGGTCGGTCGACGGGCGCGTCGGGGTCTCCGCCCCCGCCGTGCCAGTCAATCGTCGGCCTCGTTGGCTGCGACCGCGGTCTCGGGATGAGCCCCTCGACCGATCAGTCGTCAGCCGATTCCTCGACCGACTCCCCGTCGGCAACCGCCTTCCCGATGCCGTCGAGCGGCCGGTCGGGGTTGGCCTCGGTCGCCTCGCGGGTGAGGCCGAGCTGGTAGTCGTCGGCGTCGTCCCGCAGCGTCGTGCGGCCGCGGTGGACGCTGACGTCGTTGCCGAGGTGGAGCTTGACCGCTTCGAGCAGGGCGTCGGCTTCGAGGGGCTGGCCCCGGTTCCGGAGGTCCTCCACCGTGGCGTCGTCGGGCACGTCGAACGCGCGTTGGGTGATGATCGGGCCCTGGTCGAGGTCCGTCGTCACGTAGTGAGCGGTGACGCCCGCGATGCGGACGCCCTCCTCGAGCGCCTGCCGGTAGGCCTTCGCGCCGGGGAAGGCCGGCAGGAGGCTCGGGTGGATGTTGATGATGCGGTCCTCGTAGCGGAACACGACGTTCGGGCTGAGGATGCGCATATACCGCGCGAGGACGATGAGGTCGGTGTCGTACTCCGCAAGCAGGTCGAGCAGTTCGTCCTCGTCGGGCTGTCCCTTCTCGTCGCCGATATCGTGGAACGGGACGCCGTACTGCTCGGCCAGCGGCTGCAGGTCGTCGTGGTTGCCGATCACGACGCTGATGTCCGCGCCGAGGTCGTCGTTGGCCCACGCCTCGAACAGCGCCTCAAGGCAGTGGGACTCCTTCGTGACGAGGACGGCGATCTGCTGGGTGTCGCGGTCGCTCGGGAACCGGACCTGCACGTCGACCCCGAGGTCGTCGCCGAGGTCGTGGAGGTCGCGGCGGAGCGTCGCGTCGGTACAGACCATGTCGGAGGTGTCCACCGACATCGTCATGCGGAACAGGCCGTCGCGGACGGCCTGGTCCAGGTCCTCGATGTTGATTCCGCGCTCGAACAGGAGCGACGTCACTCGCGCGATGAGTCCGGTGTCGTCTCCTCCGATCACCGTGATCTCGGTCAGGTCGGTCGTCATCGCCTCCACCTCCTGTTCGATTGGAGCGGCGTCATCGGCAACCTCTCAGCCACGCGTCGGGAAAAGCCTTCTTTTCGGCGCGAACGTTGGGTAGGCACGAACGTGTATACCGAAGACGAGTCACAAGAGTTTTTGAACACGAACGCGCCTGTTCAGGTGATGACCGCCTACACCGCCACCGTCACGGTGCGACTCAAGCGCGGCGTGTTAGACCCCGAGGCAGAGACGACCCAGCGCTCGCTCGAACGCCTCGGTTTCGAACTGGAGGACCTGCGCTCCGCGGACCGCTTCGAGATCGATCTGGACGCCGAATCGCCCGAGGCGGCGGCCGACCGCGTCGACGAGATGGCCGAGCGCCTACTCGCGAACCCGACCATCCACGACTACGACGTGAGCGTCGACGAGCGATAGATACCGATGACCGTTGCCACAACGATTACGACGCTCTGCTCCCACACGAGGTGGTCGCTGTGACCGTCGCAATCGTCCGCTTCGGCGGTTCGAACTGCGACCGCGACGCCGAACGCGCGCTCTCACACCTCGACATCGACGCCGAGATCGTCTGGCACGAGGACGGCCTCCCGGCGGAGACGACAGGCGTATTGCTCCCCGGCGGCTTCTCCTACGGCGACTACCTGCGCGCCGGCGCGATGGCCGCCCGCTCCCCGATCATGGAGGAGGTGCGCGAGGCCGCCGCGGACGGCGTCCCCGTGCTCGGCGTCTGCAACGGCGCGCAGATCGGCTGCGAGTCCGGTCTCACGGAGGGGGCGTTCACCACGAACGAGAGCGCGCGCTTCCAGTGCGAGCGCGTCCACCTCCGGGTCGAGCGCGCGGACACGCCGTGGACGGCGGCGTACGAGGAGGGCGAGGTGATCGAGGTCCCCATCGCCCACGGCGAGGGCCGCTACGAGGTCGACGACGACCGCCTCGCCGAACTGGAGGACGAGGAGCGCGTCCTCTTCCGGTACTGCGACGAGGACGGCGAGCGCACCGCCGAGGCGAACCCCAACGGCTCGAAGCACGACGTGGCGGGCGTCCTCGGCGAGGACGAAACGGTCGCCGTGCTGATGCCTCATCCCGAGCGCGCGACGCTTCCCGACGTCGGGCCGACCGACGGCCAGGGGATCCTCCGCGGGTTCGAGCGCGCCGACTAACTGTATCATTTTAAATACTGTCGGTGGAACATTCAAGTTCGTCCGCCGCGTTGCTCGGATGAGACGGAACAGTAACGGAAATATACATGTCGAAAAGGAAAACTGTCCTCCACGTCGACCCGGCGAGCGCCGTCAGGTCGCGCGTCCGCGACGCGCTCTCCGACGCGGGCGCGAGCGTCGAGTCGGTCGGCGACCTGTCTGCGGCGCGCGCGGCACTCGATGAGGCGTCGTTCGACTGCGTCGTCGCCGAGACGGCCCTCCCGGACGGCGATGGCCTGTCGCTAATCGACGCCGCGGCGGGCGCGTTCGTCGCCTACACCGACGCCGGAGACGAATCGCTCGCCGGGCGCGCGGTCGCCGCCGGCGCCGACGGCTACGTGCCGAAGGCGGACGGCGTCGCCACGCTCGTCGAGCGCGTAACGGCGCTGCTCGACGGCGGGGAAGAGCGGTCCGACGAGCCCTCGGCGGAGCGCGCCGCCAGCACCGCCGCCGGCCTCTCCATGCTCGTCGAGCAGTCGCCGCTCCCCATCGTCGAGTGGGACCTCGACTTCCGCGTCGCCGCGTGGAACCCCGCGGCGGAGGAGCTGTTCGGGTACGAACGCGCGGAAGCGCTCGGTCGCGCTCCGACGGAACTCATCCTCCCGGCCGCCGAGCGCGAGGCGGTCGACGCGGTGTGGGAGGACCTGGTCGCGGGCGAGGGCGGGCGGCGGATCGTCAACGAGAACGTCCGGAAGGACGGCGAGACGGTCGTCTGTGAGTGGAACAGCGCCCCGCTGGTCTCCGACGCGGGCGAGGTGGTCGGCGTCCTCTCGTTCGTCCGGGACGTCTCGGAGCAGGTGCGACGCACCGAGGCGCTGGAGTCGCTACAGGAGACGACGCGGGAGATGATGCGGGCGGAGACGAAAGACGGCGTCGCCGAGACGGTCGTCGACGCCGCCTTCGACCTGCTCGGCCAGCCGCTCGCGGGCGTGCGGCTGTACGACGCGGAGACCGGCCGCCTCGAATCCGCCGCCGCGACCGACGCCGCGGTCGAACTGCTCGGCGACCTCCCGTCGGTGGGCCCCGGTGACGGCATCATGTGGGAGGCGTTCGCCGCGGACGAGCACGCCGTGTACGACGCGGTGCCGGTGGACGAGACGGTCTACGGCGACGCCTTTCCCGACGGTATCGGGAGCGTCTCGTACTTCCCGCTCGGCGACCACGGCGTGCTCGTGCTCGGCTCGCGCGAGAC containing:
- a CDS encoding formyltetrahydrofolate deformylase is translated as MTTDLTEITVIGGDDTGLIARVTSLLFERGINIEDLDQAVRDGLFRMTMSVDTSDMVCTDATLRRDLHDLGDDLGVDVQVRFPSDRDTQQIAVLVTKESHCLEALFEAWANDDLGADISVVIGNHDDLQPLAEQYGVPFHDIGDEKGQPDEDELLDLLAEYDTDLIVLARYMRILSPNVVFRYEDRIINIHPSLLPAFPGAKAYRQALEEGVRIAGVTAHYVTTDLDQGPIITQRAFDVPDDATVEDLRNRGQPLEADALLEAVKLHLGNDVSVHRGRTTLRDDADDYQLGLTREATEANPDRPLDGIGKAVADGESVEESADD
- the purS gene encoding phosphoribosylformylglycinamidine synthase subunit PurS — translated: MTAYTATVTVRLKRGVLDPEAETTQRSLERLGFELEDLRSADRFEIDLDAESPEAAADRVDEMAERLLANPTIHDYDVSVDER
- the purQ gene encoding phosphoribosylformylglycinamidine synthase I — protein: MTVAIVRFGGSNCDRDAERALSHLDIDAEIVWHEDGLPAETTGVLLPGGFSYGDYLRAGAMAARSPIMEEVREAAADGVPVLGVCNGAQIGCESGLTEGAFTTNESARFQCERVHLRVERADTPWTAAYEEGEVIEVPIAHGEGRYEVDDDRLAELEDEERVLFRYCDEDGERTAEANPNGSKHDVAGVLGEDETVAVLMPHPERATLPDVGPTDGQGILRGFERAD